Proteins encoded in a region of the Carassius carassius chromosome 49, fCarCar2.1, whole genome shotgun sequence genome:
- the LOC132132430 gene encoding uncharacterized protein LOC132132430 isoform X2: MCFPLIFCGWMMFSSVCAFGDVAVNHTKTLFVNHGQSAKIRCNYSRTNDTESMTAALQTLNLTLCSYYFFHNTWKEHHCKDSVRFTWIPETKDVTFELLNLQIQDTGTYTCSVKRIVKPPEVDLGVQRVQLWIRDGDVLNSSYSNKSFNGSFSQQSYLILSPQTFNDTIYSCWVNHPSLNKPLVANVSSSVCYESDGVTVIVTVVFVMLIVALTVFLITLVICKHYRRTCQQSVSPVGVSVTVEPVLHDPLQSEILYSTLGDHHPVRCSPAVVRLFA, encoded by the exons ATG TGTTTCCCTCTGATCTTTTGTGGGTGGATGATGTTTTCTTCAGTTTGTG cgTTTGGTGATGTGGCAGTGAATCACACGAAAACGTTATTTGTCAATCACGGACAGTCTGCCAAAATCAGATGCAACTACAGCCGAACAAATGACACAGAAAGCATGACAGCAGCTCTGCAAACATTAAATCTTACACTGTGTTCATATtacttttttcacaatacatGGAAAGAACATCATTGCAAAGATTCTGTCAGATTCACATGGATTCCAGAGACTAAGGATGTGACATTTGAACTCTTAAATCTCCAAATTCAGGATACCGGCACATACACCTGTTCTGTGAAGAGGATTGTAAAACCACCTGAAGTGGATCTCGGAGTTCAAAGAGTTCAA TTGTGGATCAGAGATGGAGACGTCCTCAACAGCTCATACTCAAACAAATCATTCAATGGATCCTTTAGTCAACAATCATACCTTATATTGTCACCACAAACTTTCAATGATACAATCTACTCCTGCTGGGTAAACCACCCGTCTTTAAACAAACCACTCGTGGCCAATGTATCGAGCTCTGTCTGTTATGAAAGTGATG GTGTAACTGTGATTGTGACAGTAGTGTTTGTCATGTTGATAGTGGCACTGACTGTCTTTTTGATCACACTAGTCATATGCAAACATTACA GAAGAACATGTCAGCAGTCTGTGTCTCCTGTAGGAGTGAGTGTTACAGTTGAGCCTGTCCTCCATGATCCCCTGCAGTCTGAGATACTGTACTCGACACTAGGTGACCATCATCCAGTCCGTTGCAGCCCTGCTGTTGTCCGATTATTTGCATAA
- the LOC132132430 gene encoding uncharacterized protein LOC132132430 isoform X1, whose amino-acid sequence MCFPLIFCGWMMFSSVCAFGDVAVNHTKTLFVNHGQSAKIRCNYSRTNDTESMTAALQTLNLTLCSYYFFHNTWKEHHCKDSVRFTWIPETKDVTFELLNLQIQDTGTYTCSVKRIVKPPEVDLGVQRVQVIVRPVLLLSCVKRPDGSLMILCSVEFYPDSLEQLWIRDGDVLNSSYSNKSFNGSFSQQSYLILSPQTFNDTIYSCWVNHPSLNKPLVANVSSSVCYESDGVTVIVTVVFVMLIVALTVFLITLVICKHYRRTCQQSVSPVGVSVTVEPVLHDPLQSEILYSTLGDHHPVRCSPAVVRLFA is encoded by the exons ATG TGTTTCCCTCTGATCTTTTGTGGGTGGATGATGTTTTCTTCAGTTTGTG cgTTTGGTGATGTGGCAGTGAATCACACGAAAACGTTATTTGTCAATCACGGACAGTCTGCCAAAATCAGATGCAACTACAGCCGAACAAATGACACAGAAAGCATGACAGCAGCTCTGCAAACATTAAATCTTACACTGTGTTCATATtacttttttcacaatacatGGAAAGAACATCATTGCAAAGATTCTGTCAGATTCACATGGATTCCAGAGACTAAGGATGTGACATTTGAACTCTTAAATCTCCAAATTCAGGATACCGGCACATACACCTGTTCTGTGAAGAGGATTGTAAAACCACCTGAAGTGGATCTCGGAGTTCAAAGAGTTCAAGTAATTG TGCGTCCCGTCTTGTTGCTGTCCTGTGTTAAGAGGCCTGATGGATCTCTCATGATTCTGTGCTCTGTGGAATTTTACCCTGATTCTCTTGAACAGTTGTGGATCAGAGATGGAGACGTCCTCAACAGCTCATACTCAAACAAATCATTCAATGGATCCTTTAGTCAACAATCATACCTTATATTGTCACCACAAACTTTCAATGATACAATCTACTCCTGCTGGGTAAACCACCCGTCTTTAAACAAACCACTCGTGGCCAATGTATCGAGCTCTGTCTGTTATGAAAGTGATG GTGTAACTGTGATTGTGACAGTAGTGTTTGTCATGTTGATAGTGGCACTGACTGTCTTTTTGATCACACTAGTCATATGCAAACATTACA GAAGAACATGTCAGCAGTCTGTGTCTCCTGTAGGAGTGAGTGTTACAGTTGAGCCTGTCCTCCATGATCCCCTGCAGTCTGAGATACTGTACTCGACACTAGGTGACCATCATCCAGTCCGTTGCAGCCCTGCTGTTGTCCGATTATTTGCATAA